The window TCAGCGGAATAACCGGGCGGGAAGTTGATCACCCGACCGCCCTGGCGTTTGCGATCAACGTGGAGCTCAACGTTTAGCCCCTCATACTTGACCGGCTTTCCGATCATCCGGTTGCGGCGCTTTGGTTTCGAACGCTTGTTGTTGATTCCGAGCTTACCCCGCAGCGTGTCGATATCAGTCATTTCGCCTGCAGCGATAATTTTGCCAATCCTGTTGTCGAACTCGTCCATTTGCGGCGTCGCATCGCTCGCGGTTTTCTTGTCTGAAGCCGAACGCACCTCGATGGTGGTATGAACGTCCTCGAAGAATTTAACCGGAATGCGAGGTCGGTTCTCGACGAAGGGAAGCAACCCTTTCAGATATTTTTCAGCCTTTGCCGAAGAAACCATCTGCGAGATCCGGGAAATGTGGAGCGACAACTCCTTGGCGATATTCTCGTGAGCGATTCCCTCGCAACTGCGGTTGAGTGCATAGCGTGCCCGAACCATTGGTTCTTCTTTGGCGCGCTGTTGCACTCTCCTGGCCATAATCGCGATGGCTTCCGTTTCGGAAACGATCCGAATTGCGACTTTTGCATTGGGATCACTTCTTAATAAAGAAGCGACGAAGATCGAACTGTCCAGCCCTAGTAAGCGGCCATTATGTTCACGAACTGGAATGGCGTTATGCAAAGCCGGTTGAGAGGCAATACCTTTCGCCCGCGCTACATCGTCCTCAGTATGGGAATGGCGAAGATACAACGAGTGGTCGAAACTGATCGTGTCTGCGCGAACTCGTGAGTTATCTCCGATCTTGGCGGCAGCGGATGCCTGCGGCTCAGTTATTGGTCCGTTGCCGTCACTCGAAACATCCGCATCATTGCCAACACCGGTTTTGCGCGGAGGAGTTGTCTTACTCCCATTAGCAATTGATCGGGGGAGATGATCGCGAAGGGTATTTGTCGCTGACGTCGCATCTGTTTTTTCGCGAGCGTTCTGATCGATAAACTTGTTTGTCATGGTATGCCTTCCTGTTTGGAGGCACACCAAATACGTGTGATTTATCCGGGCTTCAGGAGGACTTTAGAGACCGTTCTCGTCTTCGCGTTTTTTCGCGAATGGGCGGATTTCTGGGCTTTCTCTGCCCCACTTTCAGTTCTGCAGCTGATTTTTTTGCAATTATTCGCCAAACTGGCGCCATAAGCTCTCGGATATTCGCCGTCTGTCGGCTCTGCCGCGACATTTTTAGCGCTTAATACCGGCGGTTTTACTGCAAACGCTCGAAGGGTTAGCGGGGCAACCATACATTCAAGCAACCGTCCAGCGACACTTGCCGAAACCTCCAAATGTCCCTTTCGAGTCTCACTGGCGTAAAGGTCATTCAACAAGCCGAGTGGGCCGCAATATGCCTCGCGCTCAGCAAGAAGGGTTTCGACCAAGATATCAGTAGTCCAAGCATCAGGGCAGAAAAATGCGCGCTTGATTGGTTCCATTTTGGGATCGGATAACCCGTCGGAATTACGCCTTACCTCGACTTCTCGCAAACGTTCGACATATGAAGCTCCGACGTCCATACAAGATAACGCATCCAGCAATGATTGCCGTTGAGGACTGTCATTGCAGGCTGTGGTTTCGCCAAAATAAGACAGGGGTGGTTTTGCGCTCGATGCTAGTTCTGACGCTGCTGTCTTGTGACTTTCGGCGTTCAAACGCTTTGCTAGGTAGCGATCTGCGCGGTCAGTATTGTGGTGTGCCAGAAAGTTGATTGTCAGACGGAAGATTCTTGAACGGAGTATATTATGCTCAGGCACATCTGAATGCCGACTGAGCTGCTCTGCTTTGCGTCGGCCGATTTGGCTGAACAGGTGCAGGATGAAACCCCGATCATTCCAACCGAGAAACCACGGCTCAGTTAGTGGCCTGTCTTTATCTAGACCAGATATTGCAAGGGTGAGAGAGGCTGCTGTCTCACCTGCTAGATCCGCCTGATGCTCCTCATCACCTTGTTTTATCAATTCTGGGTGACTTTTTGCAATCAGTGGGAGATGCGGGCTAACCGAAGCGTAGAGGCGGACTCTTTGTGAACGTTTAAGCTGTTTGAGCTGTTGCCGATGGCAACCAAAGCCTTCCAGGCAATCATATCCGCGCTCGAGTTCGAAAAGATCCTCTGCAATGTATTGTATCGCATCGCTGGGCGAGGCATTGGGTAATTTCATTCTACGCATGAACGCATCCACGCCATCGTTGCTGACGAATTGTTTTTTTGAGGCGGCCGGATACAAGTTTTTCCAGCCTCTAAGATCTCGCATCCAAAGCCGTTCGAACGCTGGCCTCCCAGCTCCGCCATGTCGTGGGTTGTCCCAGGCTGCTTCAAAAGCCGCGACGACGATGTCGAAATCCCACCCAGCAATATGCTGAAAGGCCTTTTGGACCTTTTTGGTCTGGACCGACTGGACCGACATGACCTGTTCAAATGCACAGTCGAAAAGAAAGACAAACCTCGCGCTCAGATATGCCCGGATCTGGTGCCGGTCTTCTGGCATGGGGACTGCATCGGTATTCGTTCGAATTCCCATCGCATGCAGCTTACCGCGCATGGCCAGAACCGCCGGATGGTAAGGATAGAATTGATCTCTTAAGCCAAACGGCCGTTTTGGTCCGATCTTTACAAATTGAAGGTCGTCGGCACCATCCTTCATTAGTTTGGCACCATGAGGATCGCGGGAACCATTATAGATCGATTTCGTGATCCATTTGGTTGCTGAAACAATGTCAGTCATCAATGAATAATCTGTCATGTCCGCGACCGGTTTGGCACTATTAAGCTCATTGATCGCGCTCCGCAGCCTCGGCGATGTGCTTCGCAATTAGACCGTGTTCGTTGAGAGCCATTCGCGCCGATCATCTCGTAAACTCCGCCTTCGCCCACGCGTCTTCGTAAAACGCAAAAGTTTGCTGAAGCGCACCATGCCCGGTATCGCGATATACTACCCAACTAGGATCGCTGGGATCGGTGATGTCGAACTGAGCGAGAGCTGCGTGCAGGTACTGCAGAAGCAATCGCTTAGCGCCATCGATCTCGAAATAGCTTGCTTGCCAGCTGTCGATGTTACCGATGTCCGGCACAGTAAATTCCGGAAGCAGTGACATCGCCTTGCGGGCATGATCCCAATCCCGCGGCCCATGCTCGCAATTTTCAAAGGCCTTTCCGTCTACCGGAAAACTACCGGAAGCATCTTGGCTGAAACTTGATAATTGCCGCCACCAATCTCTACGTCGATCTAGTCTTTCACACTCCTCTGTAACTGCCGCAATCAGGTTGCACACATTCGCCTTTTCAATCTCGCACCATGCCGCGAACTTCTCTCCGTAATCCGCTTCGAGCAGTGCGGCGTCAATGCGGCGGTGTTCACGCACCGCCGCTACATGCAGCGTGGAGAGCTTCTCCAACTCTGCACGGACAGCGTTAGCTGGTGACTTCTCGTCCTGTTCAATATCTGGGCCAGACATCACCGCCTCTCCCGATAACGGGTATTGGCGCCAACATCGCGCAACCAGCGGAACGCGTCAGCACGGTTCGCCAACGTCGGAAATTCGAGACGTAGCTGCGTACAGGTAGTGCGGATCAACGACAGTTGTTTGCGGGTCGGCGGTCGCTTCGAAAGTTTTTCGAGATCCTCTTCGGTCATATCCGACAGAAGCCTATCCGTCGTGGTTCGGTAGCGGTCGAACGATCGCCTCCAGTCGGCATAGCGGCCTCGATTTTCGAGCGCAGTCGCATGCCGGCTCAAGATTGCGATCAGCCCATCGGCGATGGTCTCGCTGTCGTCGTCCTCCTCTGCCGGGTCTTCATCCGGCATGTCTTGGATCAGTGCCACCACTTCCTCGAAAGTCATGCTGAGCAAACCATCAAGCGCCCGCGCTTCATGCGCGGACAACCCCCGCGCGGTAAGCACCGCGCCTATGGTAATCTGATGATATGCATTTTTCGGATCGCGGAAGGTCGTTTCGCCAGGCGTAATCTGCAGATCGGCGAACCGGCGTTCGGTTTGATCCAGCTGGCTCAACGTACGGTCCAATTGATGAGCCAATTGCTCCAGGTCCGTGCCTGCAGTTGTGGTGGGTTTCTGTTCCATAACCACCCTATAGGATAGCCTGCGGTACAAACCTAAGCATTCAATAAAAGTTATTGGATTTGGTGTGACCACTTAAGACATCGCTGCTTGTGGACCGGACAGATATACGAGACAATTGAGCCGAACCAACCAGTAGAAAGGTAATGATGGGGGGTGGAGAGGCGAAATAATGTTTGCCACTTAAGCCTGCCCGCTGCGCGGCTGTCTTAAGTTTGTTGCAAACGTCCTGTTTCTCTCTCTCCCCCCCCCCTCTTTTAGTTATGGCACCGCAACGCGACCACCGAGAAAGGATTATTAGAGCTGGCTCGCCCGAGTGCGCACGGCTGTGCCGCAAGCCTGACGCGCAACTCAAATTCGCTGTGGACGCCGACCGGCTGTCGTTGAGAGAGATCTGGGATGTGCCCGATCATATCAAATCGGTAAAGCAGCTGGAGCGCGAGGCGGCTGCGCTGCAGCGAGAGCGCGAATTTGAATGGCGCAAATTTAAAGTACACGCCAGTTTTAGCGCGCTAAACCCGAAGGTTGAACAGCGCTCCGGCAGCTCCACAAGAGCTATGCGGGTTGCTAAATCGCCACCATTACTGCCTGCATATTCCATCGCACTTCGCGATGGTGATGGCCGGCTTTTCCCGTTCATGCGGACCAGTTATTCCAGTGCTGCAATATCGAAATCCGGACGTGGCCGCCGACTCGTAATCTACCAAACCGATGGCGCTTATATCTTGGATGATGGTTCGCTCGCCGTCTTCTCGAATGTCGGCAAAACGCCCGAGGAGATGGCAGAGGCGTTCGACCAGATCGAGAAGGTCAATCGATCTGCCGCGAAGAACGCCAAGATCGTCCACCACATGATTATCCAGTCGCTTCACGAGCTGTCGCCGGAAGAACAGCTGGCGATGGCGAAGCGCTATTGCGAGCAAACATTTGCCGCGCAAGGCTTGCCTTATGTCCTCGCAATGCACGCGCCCGATCCGGATGGCGACAGCCGCAATTGGCACTTTCACATCGCGTTTTCCTACCGGCCGGTGGAGCGGACTGGGCAAGGCGATTGGATCATCGACCGCTGCTTGCGGACCGATCTCGACAATCCTGAAGGTTGGAAGCAGATGCGGTATCTACTGGCCGAACAGTTCAATTACACTTGTGAGCGGCATGGTCTCGCCAAACGGTTTACGCACTTGTCCTACGCTGCATCCGGGCTGGACTACATACCGCAGCAACATATGGGGCCGGGCCTTACCGCAAAGGTCCGTCGTGGCGAGACTGTGGCTGTCAATGCGGAAAACCATCGCCGCGTCGCGCAGAATGAATATCGCCGCGCCGCACGTGAGCTCAAGATCGCGTTGCTGGCTCAGGTCTCAGCCTATCGCCAGCTGACTGCCAAGAAGCTGGCCGCCGCTGTAGCAGCCAGCAGACCTTTGGTAAGACCTATGGCCAAGTTGTCTGGCTTCACCATGCCGGCGGCTTTACAAACGGCGATCAAATCTAGCGCCGGCGTGGCAAATGATAATGACAGGCAGACTTCGTGCGCTGACAGATCGGAACTTATTACGAAGCTGACCCTCCCGCCTCAGGCTCCTGGTTCGATAGCAAAGCGGCCGCCGATAAAGAAAAAAAGAACGATCGCCTTTGGAATACCGCCGCGACCGCTCAAGCGTTCGGGTTATGCAAACTCGCCAGCTAAATTGTCACTGCGCATGACAGTGTTGCCACAAAAGCTGGGCGGACTTTCAGATGATGTTCGCACTGCTCTTTTTGACTTTTGGATACCGACACTACCGACGCCGCTCGAGCCGATGACCCCAGATATATTAAGTGGGCACGTCAATTTGCGTCCGGTGCGTCTCCCGGAGCCGCTTGCAAATGGAGTCGGGGACAGCCTGTTTTCGCCTACGCGGCGTTTTGTGATATCATCGACCTTGCCGACGCCACTGGCATTCAGTGCAGTGAGCGATAATGCATCGACGCGCGCGACATTCACCGTTTCAATGACGCTACCTGCGCAGTTGAAAGCGGACGCCGCCTTTGTGTCCCCTGCAATTCACAGCCAACAGCCTGATGCGTCCGCGCTTGATCTCTTCCCGGCGCCCCGACCGCGACTGTCCGACGAAGAAGACGAGAATCGGCAGGAAGAGCGGTTGAAGTCGCCCCCGACGCAGGGTGAGGATACAACGGGTCCGCAGCGCGATGCGAAGGCCGCACTCGACAGGCTTGATCGAGAACCTGCCAAGTCAAAATCGAAAGTGACCTCAAAAGACGAAGCGCCTCCCAAGCAAAACATCTTGGCCTCGCTTGATCGGCTCGACCTGCCGTCGACTGCGATCGACAGGAACATAGCAAAGCCGGAGACGTCCAAACCACTGCGGGACAAGTTCAAAGATGACAGCGCGGCGACAAGAGGGGTCGGCGATAATGCGGTGGGCACGACGCCTGAAAACTCGACAGTCGATACCGGGTCCGGTCAGCCGCAGCGGGACCCACCATCCAAAGTTCCAACAGGCTACCGGCTCAACTCCAACGGCAAGCTAGTCATTGATATCGGGCCGACCAAGGAAGCCTCGATGGGCGTCAGGTCCGTTAAGGAAGATCGCGTTACCGAAGATGAGGTCAGACATCGCGTAGAGGAAATGAAGCGCAACGCCCATGAAGCCAGGCCGCAGGCAATCCTTCCTGACGAAATGCTAGCGTCTACACCCAACGAAGACCGTCGGTATGAGCCGTTGCGCAAAGGCATCAATTCAAAGATCGACCGGTGGATCGATGCCGATACAGCGAACGACCGCGAAGCGCGGCACAAGGCAGCCGCCGCTATTCGCACTGATCGTGCCCTCATTGTTAGGATAAACAGTTTCGATCCTACGGTGCGAGCCCGGTTCCAGCGCGACTGGGAAACTATCGACGCTATGCGACCGCGCGATGGGCGCGGGGAACGCGGCCGCGCTATTGACGATGAGTAGATACGCCGCGCCAATGTCGGCTGACCGTATGCCGCATCCTGCGCAGAGGCTTTCGCATGGATCGACACCGGGAAAAGCACGGCCACGCGCCAGAGGTCCAGCAGAAGAAGACTGAATGAAGAGAGTGCCGGTGTGAAGCCGGCGATAGAGAGGAAAAAAGGCGGAGCATAACGCTCGGCTAACGCCTCACCGGCTTCCATGAAAGGAAGCTGAAATGACAGACAAACTACACCAATATGACAGCGACGTGCTGCTCGAACTCTTGGAGCAGGATGAACGCTACAAAGTCCTGCGGGCAGTGCCGCGATCATACACCGACATGCCCGAGGATGGATGTCCGCCGGATGGTCGTTGCATCGCGATTTTAGACTGTGAAACCACCGGCCTCGACATCGAGAACGACAAGCTGATCGAACTCGCTATCATGCTGATCTTCGTCGACAACGATGGTAAGGTTCTCCGGCATATGGGGCCGGTCAGTTGGCTGGAAGATCCGCAGGTCGTAATCGATCCGAAAATCACGTTGCTCACCGGGCTTGCCGCCCACCATTTGGTCGGCAAACAAATCAACGACGAGATGGCATCGGCGCTGATTGACCGGGCTGACATATGTTTGGCCCATAATGCTGCTTTCGACTCAAAATGGATAGAGCAGCGCTATCCCGAGCATCGCGGGAAGGCGTGGGCGTGTTCCCTCGCTGAAATCGACTGGCTTACGCTGGGTTATGAAGGCCGCGCTCAGCAGCATCTGCTGGTGCAGCATGGCTGGTTTTCGAATGCGCACCGGGCTGGCGACGATGTCTGGTCACTGTTCCATCTGTTGCGGCAGCAACAGGCCGGTCCAGGCAGCCATCCAATGTACACGCATCTGCAACGGTTGCTGACGACGTCAGCGACCAGCACGGTGCGGGTCGAAGCGGTGAATGCGCCCTACGCTGCAAAGAACCGGCTCAAAGCTCGCCAATACCGATGGAACCCGGACCGTAAACTTTGGACGAAGGAGCTCGCCCAGAACGACCTAGCCGCCGAACGCAGCTGGTATCGAACGGAAGGTTTGCCGATGTTTCGCACAGTGCCGATCACTGCGCATGAACGTCATCGCTGAGCGCGCTTTCAACTCAACCAAACAACAATCCGGGCCTGCCACTTTGGCAGGCTTTTTTATTGAAGGACTTATTATGTCAAATTCCGAATATGATTTCGAATGCCTGCTCCAGCAACAGGCCAGTAAATTTTCCATGCGCGCTGGCGGTGAAAACGAAAGCGAGGTGAAGGTTTTCATCATCGCCGATTTCGAGTTCTCTTACGACCGGTCGCGCCACGAAGGTTACATGGTTCAAGAAGGTGCTAGTGCGCAGACCAGCATCCGCTGGCCGTTCCACCGGATCGCCGCCGCATCCTGGCAAGTCATGCGCTTCCTTCCGGGTCTGGAAACCCCGCAAATTGAACCGCCAGTGGTTTTGTCGAGCGATAACCAGACCGAAGCCGAAATGGTCAAGGCATTCTTCGATGCGGTTATCGGGGAGCCGACCGCCAAGCTCGTGAGCTGGGGCGGCGAGACCCGCGACCTGGCAGTGCTGCGGCGCATGGCCGAAGAAAACGACCTGCTGCTTCCGCCCCAGATCGCGGAGCTTTCTCCGCTGGCCTGCACCCGGATCGATCTGTGCGATGCCACCGCGGTGCGGGCCGAGCGGGTCCATCTTGCCGAATATGCCGCGGCTTGTTCCATTCCCGCCAAACCTTCCCCCAGCAAGTCGGTCGGGAAATATGTCGAGCATGAGGACTGGGTGAAGGTCGAGGAACAGGTGTTGGCGGATGTGATGACAACCACCGTCATTCTGATCCTTCATTTGACTGCCAGAGGCGTCGTAACCTGCGACAGAATCGCGACGATCATGAAGCTGGCTCAGTCTGCCGCAACGGCCTTTCCATCCAACGCCTTTGTCACGCGTACATTTCTGCCTTGGGCGCGGGCACGTCAGGCAGCCGCTGGTCTGCGCGGCACTGTCTACCGCCCCGAATGATCGATCAATCAGAGCAATAGGAGAAGCCATTATGTAGCAAACGCACCAAGCTGACAGCGGGCCACACGCTGCAACGAAATATCGAACAAACCGAGCCGCACGACATTCTGTCGGAGCGGCTTTTTTATATTTGAAGGAAATACATCATGGCGAAGAAGCCGAAGAAAGTAACCAAGGCCGAGAAGGCAAGGACCGAAAATCTGCCCGATATAATCGATATCGGAGGAGAGGTAATCAAACCAACCCAGCTCTACATGGACAACGGTCGCAAGCCGTCGGCCTCTGGTCCATGGACCGACGAGCCGGACAAGCTGTCTTGGACTGACCCGGCCACAGAACTGCATTGCACCATTTTGCGAATGCCGGATGGCGCACTTGCTGGCTTTGTAGCGGTGCCGTTGCAGCATCCGCTCTTCGGGTTCGACCATGAAGCAATCCCGGCCGATGTCAGCGTCGAAGCATATGGTGGTCTGAACTATTCGGAACCGTGTGATGACAGAGGGCCAGAGGCTACCTCCGTCTGTCATACGCACGATTTCGTGCGTGGGCGCGATGCGAGAAAACAAGAATGGTGGTTCGGGTTTCGCTGCAATCACCGCAATGATTTTCTACCTGGCCGCGGCAACAGCCATCTGCGTGATGAAGAGGGACGAACCTATCGCGGCACCGCATTCGTTTTCAAACAATGCACGCTGCTTGCGCAGCAGCTCGCAAATATCGATGCCGAAGATACAAAGCAGACAGCGACCAAACAGATCGCGCCACCGACTTCCAACGGAAAGGGGGTGTAAGATGGAGAACGCATCATACGAACAACTCCGGAACTCGCGGCTGCCGTGGGGTTACTGGCTCCAGGCAACCGGGGATCGGAATCCCCGCAAAGCTCTCGTCGATGAAGATGGCAATTACTGGTCGTCAATCCGCCAATATCTCTGGGTGGACCGGTTGCGCATGGCCGAGCCTGAAAATCCCGGCACGCTCCATGATTACCTGGAGTTCTTGCTATCGGTGCTCGTGGCGCTCGACCGGCGCATCGTGCCCATCGAAGAGGCGGTCGAAGATCTCTTCCACAATTGGCACCAGGCCAGGTTCTATTGCGCGTGGCTGGATGGCCTGGGCCTTACTGTCCCGTCGCACAGTGCCGATATCTTCGGCAGCCGACTACCCACTGAAGCGCAAGCGATCATTGTCATGCTGGCAAGCACGCGGACCCGGGAAGATGTGCCACTGTCGATAGGGCTGCCGACTTTGCGGCATCGCAGCGGGCTGGAGCCGGCCTCTGACGCCGAGGAACGGGAGGAAGTGATCGCTCAGCTTGAAGCCTTTGCCGACACGCTGGATTATCGGTTCGAGCGCGCGCGGATCGGAACAAAGGACGCAATCACGCTCGTAGGGAAAGACGTCGGCCCTAATATGCCGCTCCGACGCGTTTTATGGACGATAACGTTTACCGACGCCTATGCGCAAGATCGGTTCTATCTCTGGCTGCTGGCCCGGATCGACCGATGGCAAACTTGGGGCGAGCTCGCTCATCGTAAAGGTGGCCGCGCCCTAAGCGAGCATCTGTTGCGGCTGAAGTTCGCTAACGAAAAGATCGATTTGTCGGCCGACTGATCGCTGTTCGCCAACCGTAGAACCCATGAATGAGCGCGTGGTAGCTGTGGCTGCCGCGCGCTTGTGCAATTTCAGGACAAGCTATGAGCTATATTCGTCACCCCGAGCGGGTGGTCGCATTTTCGATCGTCTACAGTACGCAGCGACACAACCCCTCGCCAGCAATTCGCACGATCGGTGCGTTCACCGCGGTGCGCCGCAATAGCGATGACGTATCGTTCGGTCAGCACCAATTTGCCTATCCCAATCAAGAAGGCAGCACGCCGCTAGCCGACATGGCATCGCTGGCAAATCCGCAGACCGATTGTCTCGGCAGCGTCATCCTTCCACCTTCGCGTCATGCTCTACAAGCGAGCGGAGTGTATGATCCCGTCGCGGCGCGCAGCCGCGCGCTGCCAATACCAGCGAGGCACTGCTTC of the Alteripontixanthobacter maritimus genome contains:
- a CDS encoding MobA/MobL family protein, which translates into the protein MDADRLSLREIWDVPDHIKSVKQLEREAAALQREREFEWRKFKVHASFSALNPKVEQRSGSSTRAMRVAKSPPLLPAYSIALRDGDGRLFPFMRTSYSSAAISKSGRGRRLVIYQTDGAYILDDGSLAVFSNVGKTPEEMAEAFDQIEKVNRSAAKNAKIVHHMIIQSLHELSPEEQLAMAKRYCEQTFAAQGLPYVLAMHAPDPDGDSRNWHFHIAFSYRPVERTGQGDWIIDRCLRTDLDNPEGWKQMRYLLAEQFNYTCERHGLAKRFTHLSYAASGLDYIPQQHMGPGLTAKVRRGETVAVNAENHRRVAQNEYRRAARELKIALLAQVSAYRQLTAKKLAAAVAASRPLVRPMAKLSGFTMPAALQTAIKSSAGVANDNDRQTSCADRSELITKLTLPPQAPGSIAKRPPIKKKRTIAFGIPPRPLKRSGYANSPAKLSLRMTVLPQKLGGLSDDVRTALFDFWIPTLPTPLEPMTPDILSGHVNLRPVRLPEPLANGVGDSLFSPTRRFVISSTLPTPLAFSAVSDNASTRATFTVSMTLPAQLKADAAFVSPAIHSQQPDASALDLFPAPRPRLSDEEDENRQEERLKSPPTQGEDTTGPQRDAKAALDRLDREPAKSKSKVTSKDEAPPKQNILASLDRLDLPSTAIDRNIAKPETSKPLRDKFKDDSAATRGVGDNAVGTTPENSTVDTGSGQPQRDPPSKVPTGYRLNSNGKLVIDIGPTKEASMGVRSVKEDRVTEDEVRHRVEEMKRNAHEARPQAILPDEMLASTPNEDRRYEPLRKGINSKIDRWIDADTANDREARHKAAAAIRTDRALIVRINSFDPTVRARFQRDWETIDAMRPRDGRGERGRAIDDE
- a CDS encoding 3'-5' exonuclease family protein, encoding MSNSEYDFECLLQQQASKFSMRAGGENESEVKVFIIADFEFSYDRSRHEGYMVQEGASAQTSIRWPFHRIAAASWQVMRFLPGLETPQIEPPVVLSSDNQTEAEMVKAFFDAVIGEPTAKLVSWGGETRDLAVLRRMAEENDLLLPPQIAELSPLACTRIDLCDATAVRAERVHLAEYAAACSIPAKPSPSKSVGKYVEHEDWVKVEEQVLADVMTTTVILILHLTARGVVTCDRIATIMKLAQSAATAFPSNAFVTRTFLPWARARQAAAGLRGTVYRPE
- a CDS encoding 3'-5' exonuclease, with the protein product MTDKLHQYDSDVLLELLEQDERYKVLRAVPRSYTDMPEDGCPPDGRCIAILDCETTGLDIENDKLIELAIMLIFVDNDGKVLRHMGPVSWLEDPQVVIDPKITLLTGLAAHHLVGKQINDEMASALIDRADICLAHNAAFDSKWIEQRYPEHRGKAWACSLAEIDWLTLGYEGRAQQHLLVQHGWFSNAHRAGDDVWSLFHLLRQQQAGPGSHPMYTHLQRLLTTSATSTVRVEAVNAPYAAKNRLKARQYRWNPDRKLWTKELAQNDLAAERSWYRTEGLPMFRTVPITAHERHR